From the genome of Rhizobium leguminosarum, one region includes:
- the alr gene encoding alanine racemase codes for MDSDILVSRTRTATTAQGATGYLTIDLAALGRNYHKLVSMLAPVRAGAVVKADAYGLGAERVARTLHSEGCRHFFVAQFVEAVRLRPALAHDAQIFVLNGLQPGNEIACAEMGIVPVLNSLAQWRQWSAAARILKRCLPAVLQFDTGMSRLGFPEEERAELAAALSDSTNVEILFIMSHLASADDMDSEQNGEQFAEMSRIADEFPGFDMSFANSGGVFLGDAYHGVLARPGIALYGGAPNAGEKNPMEPVVSLNVAVVQTRTVPAGAKIGYGGAHVTQRETRLATIAAGYADGLPRCLSDRGAVYFKGIRLPIVGRVSMDSATVDISAMREGALTLGSLVEVLGRHQTLEDIARDAGTISYEILTCLGDRYDRQYR; via the coding sequence ATGGATAGCGATATTTTGGTTTCCCGCACACGCACTGCCACGACCGCGCAGGGAGCCACGGGCTATCTGACGATCGATCTTGCTGCCCTTGGACGTAACTATCACAAGCTCGTATCGATGCTGGCGCCGGTCCGCGCGGGCGCCGTCGTCAAGGCTGACGCCTATGGTCTCGGCGCCGAACGGGTGGCGAGAACGCTTCACAGTGAAGGTTGCAGGCATTTCTTCGTCGCCCAGTTTGTCGAGGCCGTGAGGCTCAGACCGGCCCTTGCGCACGACGCCCAGATTTTCGTGCTGAACGGCTTGCAGCCGGGCAACGAGATCGCCTGCGCCGAGATGGGCATTGTCCCGGTTCTCAATTCACTGGCGCAGTGGCGGCAATGGTCGGCGGCTGCGCGCATTCTGAAGCGCTGCCTGCCAGCCGTCCTGCAGTTCGACACCGGCATGTCGCGGCTCGGTTTTCCCGAGGAGGAAAGAGCGGAATTGGCGGCAGCCCTTAGCGACAGCACCAATGTCGAAATCCTGTTCATCATGAGCCATCTGGCTTCGGCCGATGATATGGACAGCGAGCAGAACGGCGAGCAGTTTGCCGAGATGTCCCGCATCGCCGACGAGTTTCCGGGCTTTGATATGTCCTTCGCCAATTCCGGCGGCGTTTTCCTGGGCGACGCCTATCACGGCGTGCTCGCCCGCCCGGGCATCGCGCTTTATGGCGGCGCTCCGAACGCCGGCGAGAAGAACCCGATGGAACCGGTCGTCAGTCTCAATGTCGCCGTCGTGCAGACGCGCACCGTGCCGGCGGGTGCGAAGATCGGCTATGGCGGCGCGCATGTGACGCAACGGGAAACGCGTCTCGCCACCATTGCCGCCGGCTATGCCGATGGCCTGCCGCGTTGCCTCAGCGACCGCGGCGCCGTCTATTTCAAGGGCATCCGCCTGCCGATTGTCGGCCGCGTGTCGATGGACAGTGCGACCGTCGACATATCAGCAATGCGCGAAGGCGCGCTGACCTTGGGTAGTCTCGTCGAAGTGCTTGGTCGCCATCAGACGCTCGAAGACATCGCCCGCGACGCCGGCACCATTTCTTACGAAATCCTAACCTGCCTGGGCGATCGTTACGACAGGCAATATCGCTGA
- a CDS encoding D-amino acid dehydrogenase, with product MKVIVLGAGIVGVTSAYQLAKAGHEVTVVDRQPGPALETSFANAGEVSFGYCSPWAAPGIPMKAMKWLFMKHAPLILRPKLDMAMLSWMARMLSNCTSERYAINKSRMLRLADYSRIALADLRAETGIAYDERMQGTLQLFRTQQQLDASAKDVKALAADGIPYEVLGRDGCIRFEPALRHVRDKIVGGLLTPKDETGDCFKFTNVLAAKAEALGVRFAYGTTIKALDVEAGRVRGVITDRERMSAEAVVVALGSYSPLLLKPLGIRLPVYPVKGYSLTIPITDASRAPESTVMDETYKIAITRLGDRIRVGGMAEISGYTNDLGLARRSTLEYSVTDLFPGGDISRASFWSGLRPMTPDGTPVIGPTKVAGLFLNTGHGTLGWTMSTGSARLIGDLVGGRQPEIDVTDLAISRYG from the coding sequence ATGAAGGTCATCGTTCTAGGAGCCGGCATCGTCGGCGTCACATCCGCTTATCAACTGGCCAAGGCCGGCCACGAGGTCACGGTCGTCGACCGGCAGCCGGGTCCGGCGCTGGAGACGAGCTTTGCCAATGCCGGCGAGGTCTCCTTCGGCTATTGCTCGCCTTGGGCGGCGCCCGGCATCCCCATGAAGGCCATGAAGTGGCTGTTCATGAAACATGCGCCGCTCATCCTGCGCCCGAAACTCGACATGGCCATGCTCTCCTGGATGGCGAGGATGCTGTCGAACTGCACCTCCGAGCGCTACGCGATCAACAAGAGCCGCATGCTGCGCCTTGCCGATTACAGCCGCATCGCGCTGGCCGATCTTCGCGCCGAGACCGGCATCGCCTATGATGAACGCATGCAGGGAACCCTGCAGCTGTTCCGCACGCAGCAGCAGCTCGATGCCTCGGCAAAGGATGTCAAGGCGCTGGCTGCCGACGGCATTCCCTATGAGGTGCTGGGCCGGGATGGCTGCATCCGCTTCGAACCAGCACTGAGGCATGTGCGCGACAAGATTGTCGGCGGTCTGCTGACGCCGAAGGACGAAACCGGCGACTGCTTCAAGTTCACCAATGTGCTGGCGGCCAAAGCCGAGGCGCTCGGCGTCCGTTTCGCTTACGGGACGACGATCAAGGCGCTGGATGTCGAGGCCGGCCGGGTGCGTGGGGTCATCACCGATCGTGAGCGGATGAGCGCGGAGGCGGTGGTGGTCGCGCTCGGCAGCTATTCGCCGCTGCTGCTCAAGCCGCTCGGCATCAGGCTGCCGGTCTATCCCGTCAAGGGCTATTCGCTCACCATCCCGATCACCGATGCGTCACGCGCGCCGGAATCGACCGTCATGGACGAGACCTACAAGATCGCGATCACCCGGCTCGGCGATCGCATTCGTGTCGGCGGCATGGCTGAAATATCAGGCTACACCAATGATCTCGGCCTGGCCCGCCGCAGCACGCTGGAATACTCGGTCACCGATCTTTTCCCCGGCGGCGATATTTCCAGGGCCTCCTTCTGGTCCGGCCTGCGCCCGATGACGCCCGATGGCACGCCGGTCATCGGCCCGACAAAGGTCGCCGGTCTCTTCCTCAATACCGGCCACGGCACGCTCGGCTGGACCATGAGCACCGGTTCGGCGCGGCTCATCGGCGATCTCGTCGGCGGCCGCCAGCCGGAAATCGATGTGACGGATCTCGCCATCAGCCGCTACGGCTGA
- a CDS encoding aspartate aminotransferase family protein has protein sequence MDQLSKTNAPVLENFWMPFTANRQFKATPRLLVAAEGMYYTDVDGHQVLDGTAGLWCCNAGHGRKKIAQAVERQLATLDYAPTFQMGHPIAFDFAAKLAANAPGGPEAKLDRIFFTGSGSESVDTALKIAIAYQRAIGQGTRTRIIGREKGYHGVGFGGISVGGLVNNRRVFPQIPADHMRHTLDVERNAFSKGLPLHGAELADDLERLVQLHGAETIAAVIVEPMSGSAGVVLPAKGYLEKLRATADKHGILLIFDEVITGFGRLGTPFATDYFGVVPDLITTAKGITNGTIPMGAVFASRKVYDGLMVGPENAIELFHGYTYSGHPVACAAGLATLEIYEEEGLLTRASDLAEYWQEALHSLNGLPHVVDIRNLGLVGAVELAPRTGAPGTRAYDIFVDCFEKGLLIRVTGDIIALSPPLIIEKTQIDTIVSILSDALKRAA, from the coding sequence ATGGACCAGCTCAGCAAAACGAACGCGCCCGTACTCGAAAATTTCTGGATGCCGTTCACCGCGAACCGGCAATTCAAGGCCACGCCGCGCCTTCTCGTGGCAGCAGAGGGCATGTACTACACCGACGTCGATGGACATCAGGTGCTTGACGGCACGGCCGGTCTCTGGTGCTGCAATGCCGGCCACGGCCGCAAGAAGATCGCCCAAGCCGTCGAGCGACAGCTTGCGACACTGGACTATGCGCCGACCTTTCAGATGGGGCATCCGATCGCCTTCGACTTCGCCGCGAAATTGGCTGCGAACGCGCCGGGCGGTCCAGAAGCCAAGCTCGACAGGATCTTCTTCACCGGCTCTGGCTCGGAATCGGTCGATACGGCGCTGAAGATCGCCATCGCCTACCAGCGGGCGATCGGCCAAGGTACCCGCACGCGGATCATCGGGCGCGAGAAGGGATATCATGGCGTCGGGTTCGGCGGCATTTCCGTCGGCGGTCTCGTCAACAACCGGCGGGTCTTCCCGCAAATACCGGCCGACCACATGCGCCACACGCTCGACGTCGAGCGTAATGCGTTTTCAAAGGGCCTTCCGCTGCACGGCGCCGAACTGGCGGACGATCTCGAGCGCCTGGTGCAGTTGCACGGCGCTGAAACCATCGCAGCTGTTATCGTCGAGCCGATGTCGGGATCGGCGGGCGTAGTCCTGCCTGCGAAGGGCTATCTGGAAAAGCTGCGTGCGACGGCCGACAAGCACGGAATCCTGCTGATCTTCGACGAGGTCATCACCGGCTTCGGGCGTCTCGGCACCCCTTTCGCGACCGACTATTTCGGCGTCGTGCCCGACCTCATCACCACGGCAAAGGGCATCACCAACGGCACGATCCCGATGGGCGCGGTCTTTGCCAGCAGGAAGGTCTATGACGGCCTGATGGTCGGACCGGAAAACGCGATCGAACTCTTCCACGGCTATACCTATTCCGGCCATCCGGTCGCCTGCGCAGCCGGGCTCGCTACGCTGGAGATCTACGAGGAGGAAGGCCTGCTGACGCGCGCATCCGACTTGGCCGAGTACTGGCAGGAGGCCCTCCATTCGCTGAATGGCCTGCCTCATGTCGTCGACATCCGCAATCTCGGACTCGTCGGCGCAGTCGAACTGGCTCCTCGTACCGGGGCGCCGGGAACCCGCGCCTACGACATCTTCGTCGATTGCTTCGAAAAGGGCCTGCTGATCCGGGTGACCGGTGACATCATCGCGCTTTCTCCGCCGCTCATCATCGAGAAAACCCAGATCGACACGATCGTTTCGATCCTCAGCGACGCCTTGAAGCGCGCAGCATAG
- a CDS encoding cupin domain-containing protein: MSVDIGSRLRHLRITHKLSQRELAKRTGVPNSTISLIESNASNPSVGALKRILDGIPIGLAEFFAFEPERPRKAFYAAEELVEIGKGAISYRQVGENLFGRSLQILKECYQPGADTGKVPLVHEGEEGGIVLSGRLEVTVDDERRILGPGDAYYFESRRPHRFRCVGPVPCEVISACTPPTF, encoded by the coding sequence ATGTCAGTCGACATCGGCAGCCGCCTTCGCCATCTCCGCATTACCCATAAGCTTTCCCAGCGCGAGCTCGCCAAGCGCACCGGAGTGCCCAATTCGACGATCTCGCTCATCGAATCGAACGCCTCCAATCCGTCGGTCGGGGCCTTGAAGCGAATCTTGGACGGCATCCCCATCGGTCTGGCGGAGTTCTTTGCCTTCGAGCCCGAGCGTCCAAGGAAGGCCTTCTATGCGGCCGAGGAACTGGTGGAGATCGGCAAGGGCGCCATTTCCTACAGGCAGGTTGGGGAAAACCTTTTCGGCCGCAGCCTGCAGATCCTCAAGGAATGCTACCAGCCGGGCGCCGACACCGGAAAGGTTCCCCTTGTTCACGAGGGGGAGGAGGGCGGGATCGTTCTGTCGGGAAGGCTCGAGGTGACGGTCGATGACGAGCGGCGGATCCTTGGGCCGGGTGACGCCTATTATTTTGAAAGCAGACGCCCGCACCGCTTCCGCTGCGTCGGGCCGGTACCCTGCGAGGTCATCAGCGCCTGCACGCCGCCGACTTTCTAA
- the pcaD gene encoding 3-oxoadipate enol-lactonase has protein sequence MEYLNLPSHRLHYRIDGDDQAAPWLLFCNSLGTDLRMWDAQAAMLSLHFRVLRYDRRGHGRSSAPPPPYSLTDLGGDVLALLDALGIKRAHFCGLSIGGLTGQWLGINAGQRLNKLIICAAAAKIGTAEGWATRRDEVRMNGLSALTAATAERWFTPAFSTTEPGIVGTVLESFAATSVEGYTGCCAALADADFREEINQIANPLLTISGDDDPVCPPTDLEYIAARVQQGRHLSLPGRHIVNIEASQAFNAALLDFLLN, from the coding sequence ATGGAATATCTCAATCTTCCCAGCCATCGCCTTCATTACCGCATCGACGGGGACGATCAGGCTGCACCTTGGCTCTTATTCTGCAACTCTCTCGGAACCGACCTACGCATGTGGGATGCGCAGGCGGCCATGTTGTCACTGCACTTTCGCGTGCTGCGATACGATCGCCGCGGTCACGGCCGGTCGTCGGCCCCGCCGCCGCCATATTCGCTGACCGATCTCGGCGGCGATGTGCTCGCCTTGCTCGACGCCCTGGGGATAAAGCGGGCGCATTTCTGCGGTCTGTCGATCGGCGGCCTGACGGGGCAGTGGCTGGGCATCAATGCCGGGCAGCGCCTGAACAAGCTCATCATCTGTGCTGCGGCGGCGAAGATCGGCACAGCCGAAGGCTGGGCGACGCGCAGGGATGAGGTGCGGATGAACGGGCTTTCGGCTCTCACTGCCGCCACTGCCGAACGCTGGTTCACCCCGGCATTCAGCACCACCGAACCCGGCATCGTCGGCACAGTGCTCGAAAGCTTTGCCGCGACGTCGGTCGAGGGTTACACCGGGTGTTGCGCGGCGCTGGCCGACGCCGACTTTCGTGAGGAAATCAACCAGATCGCTAACCCGCTCCTGACCATCTCCGGCGATGACGATCCGGTATGCCCGCCAACCGATCTGGAATACATTGCTGCCCGTGTGCAGCAGGGCCGGCACCTGTCGTTGCCTGGCCGCCATATCGTCAATATCGAAGCCTCGCAGGCGTTCAACGCGGCGCTTCTGGATTTTCTCCTCAACTGA
- a CDS encoding MFS transporter: protein MRAIDVNEAIDNNPVGRFQWMVVGLCALLLIVDGYDVFIAGTVLPTLMAEWRLSKPEAGALQAWALFGMMFGALIFGPLADKIGRKKGIAISFVLFTVATLSTGFASTPTEFKIFRFIAGLGCGGLMPNAVALMNEYAPKRLRGTMVALMFSGYSVGGMVAAALGIGLIPQFGWQPMFYIAAVPLLMLPVILWKLPESLGFLIRQDRQEQAKRIYAKIAPSVHLSANDKLTFTETTGAAASIAELFRHQRALRTAMLWVAFFCCLLLVYLLSSWLPKVLQEAGYAERASLLSLFSLNFGGMAGAIAGGWLGDRFGLPKVVVGFFAAAAVSIALIGFNLPAGMLFVMVFIAGATTIGTQILLYASVAQLYNLSVRSTGLGWASGVGRIGAIVGPTLGGLLLAKEFPLQQNFLIFAIPAVISAAAMLVFAVSNARRVSAVSLAAA from the coding sequence ATGCGCGCTATTGATGTGAATGAAGCGATAGACAACAATCCGGTTGGACGCTTTCAGTGGATGGTGGTCGGGCTCTGCGCCCTGCTGCTGATCGTTGATGGTTATGATGTCTTCATAGCCGGAACCGTGCTACCGACCCTGATGGCAGAATGGCGGCTCAGCAAGCCGGAGGCGGGAGCGCTGCAGGCCTGGGCGCTGTTCGGGATGATGTTTGGCGCGCTTATTTTCGGTCCGCTGGCGGACAAGATCGGCCGCAAGAAGGGCATCGCGATCAGCTTCGTGCTGTTCACCGTCGCCACACTTTCAACCGGCTTTGCCAGCACGCCGACAGAGTTCAAGATCTTTCGTTTCATTGCGGGGCTTGGCTGCGGCGGTTTGATGCCGAACGCCGTGGCGCTGATGAACGAGTATGCTCCCAAACGCCTCCGCGGAACCATGGTCGCGCTGATGTTCTCCGGTTACTCCGTTGGCGGCATGGTCGCTGCGGCACTCGGCATCGGCCTGATTCCTCAATTCGGCTGGCAGCCGATGTTCTACATCGCCGCTGTCCCGCTGCTCATGCTTCCGGTCATCCTATGGAAACTGCCTGAGTCGCTCGGTTTCCTGATCCGTCAGGACCGGCAGGAGCAGGCGAAGCGGATTTATGCGAAAATCGCGCCGTCCGTGCATCTGTCCGCCAACGACAAGCTGACCTTTACCGAAACAACCGGGGCCGCCGCCTCGATTGCAGAACTGTTCCGGCATCAGCGCGCCCTGCGCACGGCGATGCTGTGGGTGGCATTCTTCTGCTGCCTGCTGCTCGTCTACCTCCTGTCCTCATGGCTGCCGAAGGTGCTGCAGGAAGCCGGTTATGCCGAAAGGGCGAGCCTGCTCAGTCTCTTCTCCCTCAATTTCGGCGGCATGGCCGGGGCGATCGCCGGTGGCTGGCTTGGCGACCGGTTCGGGCTCCCGAAGGTCGTGGTCGGCTTTTTCGCCGCTGCTGCGGTCTCGATCGCACTGATCGGCTTCAATCTGCCCGCCGGAATGCTGTTCGTGATGGTGTTCATCGCCGGCGCCACCACGATCGGCACGCAAATCCTGCTTTATGCCAGCGTGGCGCAACTCTATAACCTCTCCGTGCGCTCCACGGGGTTGGGCTGGGCCTCCGGCGTCGGACGCATCGGCGCGATCGTCGGCCCGACCCTTGGCGGCCTCCTGTTGGCGAAGGAATTCCCGCTTCAGCAGAACTTCCTGATCTTCGCCATTCCGGCCGTCATCTCGGCAGCCGCGATGCTCGTATTCGCGGTCAGCAACGCGCGTCGCGTGAGCGCCGTAAGCCTGGCGGCGGCATAA
- the benD gene encoding benzoate diol dehydrogenase BenD, whose product MSTARFANRFAGKVLVVTGAAQGIGRAVAQRAADEGGKVLFVDRAAFVADIAAEVAGAEVAAFNADLETCEGAAAAMRFAKEKFGGIDILINNVGGAIRMRPYSEFEPEQIDAEIRRSLMPTLYCCHSVLPYLFERGGGTIVNVSSNATRGIHRVPYSAAKGGVNAITQSLAMELAERNIRVVATAPGGTDAPLRRIPRNAAGDTAAERGWMAEVVQQVKHSSFMKRYGTIDEQAAPILFLASDEASYITGIVLPVAGGDLG is encoded by the coding sequence ATGAGCACCGCGCGCTTTGCGAACCGTTTTGCAGGCAAGGTGCTGGTCGTCACGGGCGCCGCGCAAGGCATCGGCCGCGCCGTGGCGCAACGCGCCGCTGACGAGGGCGGGAAGGTGCTCTTCGTCGACCGCGCTGCCTTCGTTGCCGACATCGCGGCCGAAGTGGCGGGCGCGGAGGTGGCTGCCTTCAATGCGGATCTTGAAACCTGTGAAGGGGCCGCCGCGGCGATGCGCTTTGCCAAGGAAAAATTCGGGGGCATCGACATCCTGATCAACAATGTCGGCGGCGCTATCCGTATGCGCCCCTATTCGGAATTCGAACCGGAACAGATCGACGCCGAAATCCGTCGTTCCCTGATGCCGACGCTTTATTGCTGCCATTCTGTTCTTCCGTATCTTTTCGAGCGCGGCGGCGGAACAATCGTCAATGTATCTTCGAATGCCACGCGTGGCATCCATCGTGTGCCCTATTCGGCGGCAAAAGGCGGCGTCAATGCCATCACCCAGTCGCTCGCCATGGAACTGGCCGAGCGCAACATCCGTGTCGTGGCCACCGCGCCCGGCGGCACGGACGCGCCGCTGCGCCGCATCCCGCGCAATGCAGCCGGGGATACCGCGGCGGAGCGTGGCTGGATGGCCGAGGTCGTGCAGCAGGTGAAGCATTCGAGCTTCATGAAGCGCTACGGCACGATTGACGAGCAGGCTGCGCCGATCCTGTTTCTCGCCTCTGACGAGGCGTCCTACATCACCGGCATCGTGCTGCCGGTCGCCGGCGGAGACCTCGGCTGA
- the benC gene encoding benzoate 1,2-dioxygenase electron transfer component BenC, translated as MASYNIALNFEDGVTRFINCKDGEKILDAAYRSKINLPMDCSDGVCGTCKCRAESGSYELGNDYIDDALTVDEAESGLILTCQMRPTSDCVIAVATTSIACKTGQQTFAATVARVAPHNDAAIVLELEVDADAPAFLPGQYVNIAVPGSGQHRSYSFSTAPGKQRIGFLIKKIPGGVMSSWLERAEVGEKLDLTGPLGSFYMRKVERSLLFLAGGTGLAPFLSMLEVLARENSQQQIHLIYGVTRDLDLVLVDELEAYAGRLPNFAYSTVVAEQASNHPRKGWVTQHMPAEALNGGDVDVYLCGPPAMVDAVRKHFDDNGVKPNSFYYEKFTPNAVAKEAA; from the coding sequence ATGGCCAGTTACAACATCGCATTGAACTTCGAGGACGGCGTTACCCGTTTTATCAACTGCAAGGACGGCGAGAAGATTCTCGACGCTGCCTACCGCAGCAAGATCAACCTTCCGATGGACTGTTCCGACGGCGTTTGTGGCACCTGCAAGTGCCGCGCCGAAAGCGGCTCCTATGAACTCGGCAACGACTATATCGACGATGCGTTGACCGTCGACGAGGCGGAGAGCGGTCTCATCCTGACCTGCCAGATGAGGCCGACCTCCGATTGCGTCATCGCCGTAGCGACCACCTCGATCGCCTGCAAGACCGGGCAGCAGACCTTCGCCGCCACGGTTGCCAGGGTGGCGCCGCACAACGATGCGGCGATCGTTCTGGAACTGGAGGTGGATGCCGATGCGCCCGCCTTTCTGCCCGGCCAATACGTCAACATCGCCGTGCCGGGCAGCGGCCAGCATCGCTCCTATTCGTTCAGCACAGCGCCCGGTAAACAGCGTATCGGCTTTCTAATCAAGAAGATCCCGGGCGGCGTGATGAGCAGCTGGCTGGAGCGCGCCGAAGTCGGAGAAAAACTCGACCTGACCGGCCCGCTTGGCAGCTTCTATATGCGGAAGGTCGAACGGTCACTCTTGTTCCTGGCTGGCGGTACGGGGCTTGCGCCGTTCCTATCCATGCTGGAGGTGCTGGCACGTGAAAATTCGCAGCAGCAGATTCACCTGATCTACGGCGTGACCCGCGATCTGGACCTGGTCCTCGTGGATGAGCTCGAGGCATATGCCGGCCGGCTGCCCAACTTCGCCTACAGCACAGTGGTCGCCGAGCAGGCGTCGAACCATCCGCGCAAGGGCTGGGTAACCCAGCATATGCCGGCCGAGGCGCTCAACGGCGGCGACGTCGATGTCTATCTCTGCGGCCCGCCGGCGATGGTCGATGCCGTGCGCAAGCATTTCGACGACAACGGGGTCAAGCCTAACAGCTTCTACTACGAGAAGTTTACGCCGAATGCCGTTGCCAAGGAGGCCGCATGA
- the benB gene encoding benzoate 1,2-dioxygenase small subunit, whose amino-acid sequence MSVSYETICAFLYREARLLDDRDWDEWLTCYAQDVSYWMPAWDDDDQITEDPHSQISLIYYPNRDGLEDRVFRIKTERSGASTPEPRTSHNVTNVEVLETRGEEVDVRYNFNTLNHRYKVTDHFFGTMFVTLRRSGDQLLISAKKIVLKNDYIRQVIDVYHI is encoded by the coding sequence ATGAGCGTCTCCTACGAGACCATCTGCGCCTTTCTCTACAGGGAGGCGCGCCTGCTGGACGACCGCGATTGGGACGAATGGCTCACCTGCTATGCGCAGGACGTGAGCTACTGGATGCCGGCCTGGGATGACGACGATCAAATCACCGAAGATCCGCACTCGCAGATTTCGCTGATCTACTATCCCAACCGCGACGGCCTGGAAGACCGGGTCTTCCGGATCAAGACGGAGCGGTCCGGCGCATCGACACCCGAGCCGCGCACCAGCCACAACGTCACCAATGTCGAGGTCCTGGAAACGCGCGGCGAGGAGGTGGACGTCCGCTACAACTTCAACACGCTCAACCACCGCTACAAAGTGACCGATCACTTCTTCGGGACAATGTTCGTCACGCTGCGCAGGAGTGGCGACCAGCTGTTGATTTCAGCCAAGAAGATCGTGCTGAAGAACGATTACATCCGCCAGGTCATCGACGTCTATCACATCTGA
- a CDS encoding Rieske 2Fe-2S domain-containing protein: protein MSAIIEKAHDLDQLLATAVQDDKEAGVFRCRRDIFTNAELFELEMKHIFESNWVYLAHESQIPDTNDYYTTYIGRQPVVITRDKTGELNAVINACAHRGAMLCRRKHGNKGSFTCPFHGWTFSNTGKLLKVKDEKTTQYPPQFNNNGSHDLKRVARFESYRGFLFGSLNADVASLEDYLGETRVIIDQIVDQAPGGLEVLRGNSSYIYDGNWKLQMENGCDGYHVSSVHWNYAATMGRRAEEGTKAVDANSWSKSTAGVYGFENGHILLWTRTMNPEVRPVYSERDEITARVGKDRANFIVNQTRNLCLYPNVFLMDQFSTQIRVTRPISVDKTEISIFCFAPKGESAENRALRIRQYEDFFNVSGMGTADDLEEFRACQAGYAGIAALWNDMSRGAPLWIEGPDDNAKQMGMKPLLSGERSEDEGLFVRQHEYWARVMREALSFERKEVAA, encoded by the coding sequence ATGTCTGCGATTATCGAAAAGGCCCACGACCTCGACCAGTTGCTTGCGACGGCGGTGCAGGATGACAAGGAGGCCGGCGTGTTTCGTTGCCGGCGCGACATCTTCACCAACGCCGAGTTATTCGAACTGGAGATGAAACATATCTTCGAGAGCAACTGGGTCTACCTGGCCCATGAGAGCCAGATCCCCGACACCAACGATTATTACACCACCTATATTGGCCGTCAGCCGGTGGTTATCACGCGCGACAAGACCGGCGAACTCAATGCCGTGATCAATGCGTGCGCGCATCGCGGTGCGATGCTGTGCCGTCGCAAGCACGGCAACAAGGGCAGCTTCACATGTCCGTTCCACGGCTGGACCTTCTCCAACACCGGCAAGTTGCTCAAGGTGAAGGACGAGAAGACCACGCAGTATCCGCCACAGTTTAACAACAATGGTTCGCACGACCTGAAGCGCGTTGCTCGTTTCGAGAGCTATCGCGGCTTCCTGTTCGGCAGCCTGAACGCCGATGTCGCCTCGCTCGAGGACTATCTCGGCGAAACCAGGGTGATCATCGACCAGATCGTCGACCAGGCACCGGGCGGGCTGGAAGTGCTGCGCGGCAATTCCTCCTACATCTATGACGGCAACTGGAAGCTCCAGATGGAGAACGGTTGCGACGGCTACCACGTCAGCTCCGTGCACTGGAACTATGCGGCGACTATGGGTCGTCGCGCCGAAGAGGGCACCAAGGCGGTGGACGCCAACAGCTGGAGCAAGTCGACCGCCGGCGTCTATGGCTTCGAAAACGGCCATATCCTACTCTGGACCCGGACGATGAACCCGGAGGTACGCCCGGTTTACAGCGAGCGCGACGAGATCACGGCGCGCGTGGGCAAGGACAGGGCGAACTTCATCGTCAACCAGACCCGCAACCTCTGCCTCTATCCGAATGTCTTCCTGATGGACCAGTTCAGCACCCAGATCCGCGTCACCCGGCCGATCAGCGTTGATAAGACCGAAATCAGTATCTTCTGCTTCGCGCCGAAGGGCGAAAGCGCCGAGAACCGCGCGCTCCGCATCCGCCAGTACGAGGACTTCTTCAACGTCTCGGGCATGGGCACGGCCGACGACCTGGAGGAATTCCGGGCCTGCCAGGCTGGATATGCCGGTATCGCCGCGCTCTGGAACGACATGTCGCGCGGTGCGCCGCTCTGGATCGAAGGTCCGGACGACAATGCAAAGCAGATGGGCATGAAGCCGCTGCTTTCCGGCGAGCGCAGCGAGGACGAGGGGCTGTTCGTCCGCCAGCACGAATACTGGGCAAGGGTGATGCGCGAAGCGCTCTCCTTTGAGCGCAAGGAGGTGGCGGCATGA